Proteins found in one Myxococcaceae bacterium JPH2 genomic segment:
- a CDS encoding 3-keto-5-aminohexanoate cleavage protein, which produces MSLPPMVITAAMVGAETTRAQTPHLPITAEEIAEDAVRCREAGAAMVHLHVRTADGKPSQDAELFRAAIRAIRKRTDVLIQTSTGGAVGMTVDERCGPLTLTGADRPDMATLTTGTVNFGEEVFWNPRPLVRDIAKRIRGAGLRPELECFDVGMIDEARYLAKEGLVELPAHFDFVLGVPGTLQARPEVLDFMIASLPEHSTWTVAGVGRFQLPYVEEAAKRGGNARVGLEDNIYVSKGVLAKGNWELVQDAVRRAKAHGRELATPEQARQLLRLG; this is translated from the coding sequence ATGAGCCTGCCTCCCATGGTCATCACCGCGGCGATGGTGGGCGCGGAGACGACGCGCGCTCAGACGCCGCACCTGCCCATCACCGCCGAGGAGATCGCCGAGGACGCGGTCCGCTGCCGCGAGGCGGGCGCCGCCATGGTGCACCTGCACGTGCGCACGGCGGACGGCAAGCCCTCGCAGGACGCGGAGCTGTTCCGAGCCGCCATCCGCGCCATCCGCAAGCGCACGGACGTGCTCATCCAGACGTCCACGGGCGGCGCGGTGGGCATGACGGTGGACGAGCGCTGCGGTCCGCTGACGCTGACGGGCGCGGACCGGCCGGACATGGCCACGCTCACCACGGGCACGGTGAACTTCGGCGAGGAGGTCTTCTGGAATCCTCGCCCGCTCGTTCGCGACATCGCCAAGCGCATCCGCGGGGCGGGGCTCCGGCCGGAGCTGGAGTGCTTCGACGTGGGGATGATCGACGAGGCGCGCTACCTGGCGAAGGAGGGGCTCGTCGAGCTTCCGGCGCACTTCGACTTCGTGCTCGGCGTGCCGGGCACGCTCCAGGCCCGTCCCGAGGTGCTGGACTTCATGATCGCCTCGTTGCCCGAGCACTCCACCTGGACGGTGGCGGGTGTGGGTCGCTTCCAGCTCCCCTACGTGGAGGAGGCGGCGAAGCGGGGCGGCAACGCGCGCGTGGGCCTGGAGGACAACATCTACGTGTCCAAGGGCGTGCTCGCGAAGGGCAACTGGGAGCTGGTGCAGGACGCGGTCCGGCGCGCGAAGGCGCACGGCCGTGAGCTGGCCACGCCCGAGCAGGCTCGCCAACTTCTGCGCCTGGGCTAG
- a CDS encoding 3-aminobutyryl-CoA ammonia lyase — MSTGMKAVIRLRMSSHDAHYGGNLVDGARMLGLFGDVATELCIRADGDEGLFRAYDAVEFLAPVYAGDFIEAEGEILSEGNTSRKMRFEARKVIRPRTDVNDSAADVLAEPVVVCRATGTCVVPKDKQRGAR, encoded by the coding sequence GTGAGCACGGGAATGAAGGCGGTCATCCGCCTGCGCATGAGCAGCCACGACGCGCACTACGGCGGCAACCTGGTGGATGGGGCTCGCATGCTCGGCCTGTTCGGCGACGTGGCCACCGAGCTGTGCATCCGCGCCGATGGCGACGAGGGCCTCTTCCGGGCCTATGACGCGGTGGAGTTCCTCGCGCCGGTGTACGCCGGGGACTTCATCGAGGCCGAGGGCGAGATTCTTTCGGAGGGCAACACGTCCCGGAAGATGCGCTTCGAGGCGCGCAAGGTCATCCGTCCTCGCACGGACGTGAACGACTCCGCGGCGGACGTGCTGGCCGAGCCCGTGGTGGTGTGCCGCGCCACGGGCACCTGCGTGGTGCCCAAGGACAAGCAGCGAGGCGCGCGATGA